The Blastopirellula retiformator genome includes a region encoding these proteins:
- a CDS encoding DUF58 domain-containing protein has translation MITREGTYYLLVMTFIVIGAMIRNFQLLMVLACMMVGPLLYNWRVVQGSLRRLKFSRKLSHSVCAGDPLLIELCVENSGRGSVYAVVACDVIEAVDGPKIGETRDVEVFFARVRNSTPETSTYRARVQHRGRYRLGPLEVSTAFPLGLIRNTLRLGDTDDLVVYPRIGRLTPIWRRMIQDDRSGYAASRRTHGMHEGDFYGLREWRTGDPKQWIHWRTTAKRNQLVVRQFEKQSEQDVTIIVDAWVSPRSTAAEEASVERIVSMAASVVADLSAVGGCQMYLACAGAKSKNLHGSVSQAFVHEAMTMLAEVTPATHDAIDRALLEALRVGRTGKVVILSSRKLELSDTNTFQQVWNDHTVRSEIGRVMYLSDARGELENLFIDGAQINAEKESS, from the coding sequence ATGATTACTCGCGAGGGGACCTACTATCTCCTCGTGATGACGTTCATCGTGATCGGCGCCATGATCCGCAACTTTCAGTTGTTGATGGTCCTGGCCTGCATGATGGTCGGCCCTTTGTTGTACAACTGGCGCGTCGTCCAGGGGTCGCTACGTCGACTGAAGTTCTCTCGCAAACTTTCTCATTCGGTTTGCGCCGGCGATCCGTTATTGATTGAGCTGTGCGTCGAAAATTCGGGACGCGGTTCGGTCTATGCCGTCGTCGCTTGCGACGTCATCGAAGCGGTCGATGGTCCCAAGATTGGCGAAACCCGCGATGTGGAGGTTTTCTTCGCCCGCGTCCGGAACAGTACGCCGGAAACGTCGACCTATCGGGCCCGCGTTCAACATCGTGGGCGATATCGCTTGGGCCCGCTGGAAGTATCGACCGCCTTTCCGCTTGGGCTGATTCGCAACACGTTGCGGTTGGGCGATACCGATGATCTGGTCGTCTACCCGCGAATCGGTCGTTTGACCCCAATCTGGCGGCGAATGATCCAAGACGATCGCTCCGGCTATGCCGCCAGTCGCCGCACGCACGGCATGCATGAAGGAGACTTCTACGGTTTGCGAGAATGGCGAACCGGCGATCCCAAACAATGGATCCACTGGCGCACGACGGCCAAACGCAATCAGCTGGTGGTGCGTCAGTTTGAAAAGCAGAGCGAACAGGATGTGACGATCATTGTTGACGCCTGGGTATCGCCCCGCTCGACGGCGGCAGAAGAAGCGAGCGTCGAGCGAATCGTCAGCATGGCCGCTTCGGTCGTCGCCGATCTCTCGGCGGTCGGAGGCTGTCAAATGTACTTGGCCTGCGCCGGCGCCAAATCAAAAAATCTCCATGGTTCGGTTTCGCAGGCGTTCGTGCACGAAGCGATGACCATGCTGGCCGAAGTGACGCCGGCGACGCATGACGCCATTGATCGGGCGCTGCTGGAAGCGCTGCGCGTCGGGCGAACCGGCAAGGTGGTGATCCTCAGCTCACGCAAGCTGGAGCTTTCCGACACCAACACGTTCCAGCAGGTCTGGAACGACCACACGGTGCGGTCCGAGATCGGACGGGTTATGTACCTATCGGACGCTCGGGGTGAGTTAGAAAACCTATTCATCGACGGCGCCCAAATTAACGCTGAGAAGGAGTCGTCATGA